In Fusobacterium canifelinum, a genomic segment contains:
- a CDS encoding cobyric acid synthase: MKKANLMVVGTSSGAGKSLFVTALCRIFYKDKYKVSPFKSQNMALNSYITKDGKEMGRAQVVQAEASGLEPDVNMNPILLKPSTMNKIQIIVCGKSIGNMSGVEYNQYKKNLIPILKETYSKIEDKNDIVVIEGAGSPAEINIKEEDISNFAMARIADAPVILVADIDRGGVFASIYGTIMLLKEEDRKRIKGIVINKFRGNKEVLKSGFEIIENLTGVKTLGVIPYTDIDIEDEDSLTEKYKSFKLNKNSNKIKISVIKLKHISNTTDIDALSIYDDVEIQFVTERSQIGNEDLIIIPGSKNTIDDLKWLKESGIAEEIIKRARKETIIFGICGGFQILGNKVKDPYHIEGDIEELNALGLLDLETIMENEKTLVQYKGILNFKDLNNIEIKAYEIHQGITQGNEENLTNDDRVVFVNRKNIIATYLHGIFDNKEFTDYLLNEIRKRKGLEEVNNNISYEEYKLKEFDKLEKLVRENVDINEIYKIIGLK, from the coding sequence ATGAAAAAAGCAAATTTAATGGTTGTTGGTACTTCATCAGGAGCAGGAAAAAGTTTATTTGTTACTGCACTATGTAGAATTTTTTATAAGGATAAGTATAAAGTTTCTCCTTTTAAATCACAAAATATGGCTCTTAATTCATACATTACAAAAGATGGAAAAGAAATGGGAAGAGCACAAGTTGTTCAAGCAGAAGCAAGTGGCTTGGAACCTGATGTAAATATGAATCCAATTCTTTTAAAACCATCAACTATGAATAAAATTCAAATAATAGTTTGTGGAAAATCTATTGGCAATATGTCAGGTGTTGAATATAATCAATATAAAAAAAATTTAATACCAATTTTAAAAGAAACTTATTCTAAAATAGAAGATAAAAATGATATTGTTGTAATTGAAGGAGCAGGAAGTCCAGCAGAAATAAATATAAAAGAAGAAGACATTTCAAATTTTGCTATGGCAAGAATTGCAGATGCACCTGTTATTTTAGTTGCAGATATAGATAGAGGTGGAGTTTTTGCTTCAATCTATGGAACAATTATGCTTTTAAAAGAAGAGGATAGAAAAAGAATAAAAGGTATAGTCATAAATAAATTTAGAGGAAATAAAGAAGTTTTAAAATCTGGTTTTGAAATAATAGAAAATTTAACAGGTGTTAAAACATTGGGAGTTATACCTTATACAGATATAGATATTGAAGATGAAGATAGTTTAACTGAAAAATATAAAAGTTTTAAATTAAATAAAAATTCAAATAAAATAAAAATTTCAGTAATAAAGTTAAAACATATTTCAAATACAACAGATATTGATGCTTTATCAATTTATGATGATGTTGAAATACAATTTGTAACTGAAAGAAGTCAGATAGGAAATGAAGATTTAATAATAATTCCAGGTTCTAAAAACACCATAGATGATTTAAAATGGCTTAAGGAAAGTGGAATAGCAGAAGAAATTATAAAAAGAGCAAGGAAAGAAACCATTATTTTCGGTATTTGTGGAGGTTTTCAAATTTTAGGAAATAAAGTTAAAGACCCTTATCATATTGAGGGAGATATAGAAGAATTAAATGCTTTAGGACTTTTAGATTTGGAAACTATTATGGAAAATGAAAAAACTCTTGTTCAATATAAAGGAATTTTAAATTTTAAAGACTTAAATAATATTGAAATTAAGGCTTATGAAATCCATCAAGGCATTACACAAGGTAATGAAGAAAATTTAACTAATGATGATAGAGTGGTTTTTGTTAATAGAAAGAATATTATTGCAACCTACTTACATGGAATTTTTGATAATAAAGAATTTACTGACTATCTTCTAAATGAAATTAGAAAAAGGAAAGGTTTAGAGGAAGTCAATAATAATATTTCTTATGAAGAATATAAACTAAAAGAATTTGATAAATTAGAAAAATTAGTTAGAGAAAATGTTGATATAAATGAAATATATAAAATTATTGGATTAAAATAA
- the purD gene encoding phosphoribosylamine--glycine ligase — translation MKVLIVGSGGREHAIAWKISQNSKVDKIFAAPGNAYNKVIKNCENINLKTSDDILNFALKEKIDLTIVGSEELLVDGIVDKFQENNLTIFGPNKEAAMLEGSKAFAKDFMQKYGVKTAKYQSFTDKEKAIKYLDEMSYPVVIKASGLAAGKGVVIAQNKKEAEDTLNDMMTNKVFAAAGDTVVIEEFLDGVEISVLSITDSEVIIPFISAKDHKKISEKETGLNTGGMGVIAPNPYYTKTIEEKFIQNILNPTLKGIKAEKMNFAGIIFFGLMVANGEVYLLEYNMRMGDPETQAVLPLMKSDFLDVIDSALNKDLKNIKIDWEDKAACCVVMAAGGYPVKYEKGNLISGLEKFDINNSDNKVFFAGVKERDNKFYTNGGRVLNVVSIQDNLEKAIEAAYKNVKEISFKDNYCRKDIGTLYMPVKY, via the coding sequence ATGAAAGTTTTAATAGTTGGTTCTGGTGGTAGAGAGCATGCAATAGCTTGGAAAATCTCTCAAAATTCAAAAGTAGATAAAATTTTTGCCGCACCAGGTAATGCTTATAATAAGGTTATAAAAAATTGTGAAAATATTAATTTAAAAACTTCTGATGATATTTTAAATTTTGCATTAAAAGAAAAAATAGATTTAACAATAGTTGGAAGTGAAGAATTATTAGTTGATGGTATAGTTGATAAATTTCAAGAAAATAATTTGACTATATTTGGACCAAATAAAGAAGCTGCTATGCTTGAAGGTTCAAAAGCATTTGCAAAAGATTTTATGCAAAAGTATGGAGTTAAGACTGCTAAGTATCAATCTTTTACTGATAAGGAAAAAGCTATAAAATATTTAGATGAAATGTCTTATCCTGTTGTAATAAAAGCAAGTGGACTTGCAGCTGGAAAAGGTGTTGTGATTGCACAAAATAAGAAAGAAGCTGAAGATACTTTAAATGATATGATGACTAATAAGGTATTTGCAGCAGCAGGAGATACAGTTGTAATTGAAGAATTTTTAGATGGTGTTGAAATTTCTGTTTTATCTATTACAGATTCAGAAGTAATAATACCTTTTATTTCAGCTAAGGATCATAAAAAAATATCTGAAAAAGAAACAGGTTTAAATACAGGTGGTATGGGAGTAATTGCACCTAATCCATATTATACAAAAACTATTGAAGAAAAGTTTATACAAAATATATTAAATCCTACTCTAAAGGGTATTAAAGCAGAAAAAATGAATTTTGCAGGAATAATATTTTTTGGTTTAATGGTTGCAAATGGAGAAGTATATTTACTTGAATATAATATGAGAATGGGAGATCCTGAAACTCAAGCAGTTTTACCACTAATGAAATCAGATTTCTTAGATGTAATTGATTCAGCTTTAAACAAAGATTTAAAAAATATAAAAATTGATTGGGAAGATAAGGCAGCTTGTTGTGTGGTTATGGCGGCAGGAGGATATCCAGTTAAATATGAAAAGGGAAATCTTATCAGCGGTTTAGAAAAATTTGATATAAATAATTCTGATAACAAGGTTTTCTTTGCAGGAGTTAAAGAAAGAGATAATAAATTCTATACTAATGGTGGTAGAGTTTTAAATGTTGTTTCTATTCAAGATAATTTAGAAAAAGCTATTGAAGCTGCTTATAAAAATGTAAAAGAAATATCATTTAAAGATAACTATTGTCGTAAAGATATAGGAACTTTATATATGCCAGTTAAATATTAA
- a CDS encoding Na+/H+ antiporter NhaC family protein, whose amino-acid sequence MGSVITISLFSLSLIVCLLLKISVIYALIIGYIIFISYGLIKGYNLKILIKKSFEGIMTVKNILLVFILIGMITALWRASGTIAFIVYMGSKLISPPILIFLTFLLCSILSVLIGTSLGTAATMGVICVSIGKAMGINSYYVGGAVLSGIYFGDRCSPMSTSALLISELTKTDLYKNIKLMIKTSIIPFIVTCLFYLFLGFKSTVSSAGVDVTEVFKQNYNLSIVVIIPAILIIILSALKINVKKTMLVSIVISFFISIFIQKENILSIVNYCIYGYHHSDEKLNLMMKGGGILSMLNVALIVGISSSYSGIFKETKLLVSLKEHLKVFAKKTSNYFVIFLSSIISGSIACNQSLGIILTNELSEELVDKQERAIILENTIVLLVGLIPWNIAMDVPLKTLDVGFMSGLFAFYLYFLPLWNLFLDFIKERKYKIKI is encoded by the coding sequence ATGGGAAGTGTTATTACAATCTCATTATTTTCATTATCACTTATAGTTTGTCTTTTATTAAAAATTTCAGTCATTTATGCACTTATAATAGGTTATATAATTTTTATAAGTTATGGACTTATAAAAGGATATAACTTAAAAATCTTAATTAAAAAGTCTTTTGAAGGAATAATGACAGTAAAAAATATATTATTAGTTTTCATTCTTATAGGAATGATTACTGCACTATGGAGGGCCTCTGGAACAATAGCTTTTATTGTTTATATGGGTTCAAAATTAATTTCTCCCCCAATTTTAATATTTCTCACTTTTTTACTTTGTTCTATACTTTCAGTTTTAATAGGAACTTCTCTAGGAACAGCTGCCACTATGGGAGTTATTTGTGTTTCTATTGGAAAGGCTATGGGAATTAACTCTTATTATGTTGGAGGGGCAGTTTTAAGTGGGATATATTTTGGTGATAGATGTTCTCCAATGTCAACCTCTGCATTACTTATCTCTGAACTCACTAAGACAGATTTATATAAAAATATTAAATTGATGATAAAAACCTCTATTATACCTTTTATTGTAACTTGTTTATTTTATTTATTTTTGGGCTTTAAATCAACAGTTTCTTCTGCTGGTGTAGATGTTACAGAAGTTTTTAAACAAAACTATAATTTAAGTATAGTAGTTATAATTCCTGCTATTTTAATAATTATTTTATCAGCATTAAAAATAAACGTAAAGAAAACTATGTTAGTGAGCATAGTTATAAGTTTTTTTATTTCAATATTTATTCAAAAGGAAAACATACTTTCAATTGTTAATTATTGTATATATGGTTATCATCATTCCGATGAAAAATTAAACTTAATGATGAAAGGTGGAGGAATATTATCAATGCTTAATGTAGCTTTGATAGTAGGGATTTCTTCATCATATTCTGGAATTTTTAAAGAAACAAAACTTTTAGTTTCATTAAAAGAACATTTAAAAGTTTTTGCTAAAAAAACTTCAAATTACTTTGTTATCTTTTTAAGCTCTATTATTTCAGGATCTATTGCTTGTAATCAAAGTTTAGGAATAATTTTGACTAATGAATTATCTGAAGAACTTGTAGATAAACAAGAAAGAGCTATAATTTTAGAGAATACTATTGTATTATTGGTAGGACTTATTCCTTGGAATATTGCAATGGATGTTCCACTAAAAACATTAGATGTTGGATTTATGTCTGGACTTTTTGCTTTCTATTTATATTTCTTACCATTATGGAATTTATTCTTAGATTTTATAAAAGAGAGAAAATATAAAATAAAAATTTAA
- a CDS encoding toxin-antitoxin system YwqK family antitoxin: MFKFFIIFLLSISVFTFASDDIDIEADIKIEKTLYENGKIGAEKRYENNVLEGISKSYYPNGKLFQVANYKNGKRDGEFLQYYENGKLWGRVFYKNGELDGPYEVFYKNGKPFEKIYFKNGLEDGEFLTYYENGKLAGKFYLTNGKLVTYETYYENGKLFEKFNYKNGIKNGEMVKYYESGNLKVKALFIDGKLDGVIERYNKNKKLEYKGNYKNGKKEGLHESFDKEGKLWRRTEYVNGIKNGIDEYYVEGKLTSKVNNVNDKKEGIMELFLPDGQLLSKIPYKNNLENGTAYYYSKGTLLAEVKYKDGKLDGVVKQYYKNGKLEYIKNYKNGQLDGISEFYSEDGKLISKKIYKDGNLIEN, from the coding sequence ATGTTTAAATTTTTTATAATTTTTCTATTATCAATTTCAGTTTTTACTTTTGCTTCTGATGATATTGATATTGAAGCTGATATAAAAATTGAAAAAACACTTTATGAAAATGGAAAAATTGGGGCAGAAAAAAGATATGAAAATAATGTTTTAGAAGGTATTTCAAAATCTTATTACCCTAATGGAAAATTATTCCAAGTAGCAAATTACAAAAATGGAAAAAGAGATGGTGAATTTTTACAATATTATGAAAATGGAAAATTATGGGGAAGAGTTTTTTATAAAAATGGAGAATTAGATGGCCCTTATGAAGTATTTTATAAAAATGGAAAACCATTTGAAAAAATCTATTTTAAAAATGGTCTTGAAGATGGAGAATTTTTAACATATTATGAGAATGGAAAGTTAGCAGGAAAGTTTTATTTAACAAATGGAAAATTAGTAACCTATGAAACTTACTATGAAAATGGAAAACTTTTTGAAAAATTTAATTATAAAAATGGTATCAAAAATGGAGAGATGGTAAAATACTATGAAAGTGGTAATTTGAAAGTAAAAGCTCTTTTTATAGATGGCAAATTAGATGGAGTAATTGAACGATATAATAAAAATAAAAAACTAGAATATAAAGGAAATTATAAAAATGGTAAGAAGGAAGGACTTCATGAATCATTTGATAAAGAAGGAAAACTATGGAGAAGAACTGAATATGTAAATGGGATTAAAAATGGAATAGATGAATACTATGTTGAAGGAAAATTAACTTCAAAAGTAAACAATGTCAATGATAAAAAAGAAGGTATTATGGAACTTTTTCTTCCAGATGGGCAACTTTTATCAAAAATTCCTTATAAAAATAATTTAGAAAATGGAACTGCTTATTATTATAGTAAGGGAACTTTACTTGCTGAAGTAAAGTATAAAGATGGCAAATTAGATGGTGTTGTAAAGCAATATTATAAGAATGGAAAATTAGAATACATTAAAAATTATAAAAATGGTCAGTTAGATGGTATCTCAGAATTTTATTCAGAAGATGGTAAACTCATCTCAAAAAAAATTTATAAAGATGGAAATTTAATTGAAAACTGA
- the cobD gene encoding threonine-phosphate decarboxylase CobD → MKDLHGGNIYKFQREGKNNILDYSSNINPLGVPKKFIDIAKESFDKLVNYPDPYYIELRKKIAEFNSLNMDNIIVGNGATEILFLYIRALKPKKVLILAPCFAEYARALKSVSAKTEYFELKESDNFYPNIINLKKEIENNNYDLLLFCNPNNPTGQFIKLEDIKEIVKTCENKNTRIFIDEAFIEFIENWKEKTVSLLKNRNVFIMRAFTKFFAIPGLRLGYGLGFDEEILKKMWEEKEPWTVNTFANLAGLIMLDDKEYIEKSEKWILEEKEFMYKELEKFQYIKAYKTESNFILIKLSNISSESLRKKMIERNILIRDASNFKFLDNHFVRFAIKDRKSNLKMLETLAEFVQ, encoded by the coding sequence ATGAAAGATTTACATGGAGGGAATATTTATAAATTTCAAAGAGAAGGAAAAAATAATATCTTAGATTATAGTTCTAATATTAATCCCTTGGGAGTACCAAAAAAATTTATAGATATAGCAAAAGAAAGTTTTGATAAATTAGTAAATTATCCTGACCCTTATTATATTGAATTAAGAAAAAAAATAGCTGAATTTAATTCATTGAATATGGATAATATTATTGTTGGGAATGGTGCAACAGAAATACTTTTTCTTTATATAAGAGCTTTAAAACCTAAAAAAGTATTGATATTAGCTCCTTGTTTTGCAGAATATGCAAGAGCATTAAAATCTGTTTCTGCAAAGACAGAATATTTTGAGCTTAAAGAAAGTGATAACTTTTATCCTAATATTATAAATTTAAAAAAAGAAATAGAAAATAATAATTATGATTTATTATTATTCTGTAACCCAAATAATCCCACAGGACAATTTATTAAATTAGAGGATATAAAAGAAATTGTAAAAACTTGTGAAAATAAAAATACAAGAATTTTTATAGATGAAGCCTTTATAGAATTTATAGAGAACTGGAAAGAAAAAACAGTTTCTTTATTAAAAAATAGAAATGTCTTTATAATGAGAGCTTTTACAAAATTTTTTGCTATACCAGGACTTAGGTTAGGTTATGGACTAGGTTTTGATGAGGAGATTTTAAAGAAGATGTGGGAAGAGAAAGAACCTTGGACAGTAAATACCTTTGCAAATCTTGCAGGGCTTATAATGCTTGATGATAAAGAATATATTGAAAAATCTGAAAAATGGATTTTAGAAGAGAAAGAATTTATGTATAAAGAATTAGAAAAATTTCAATATATAAAAGCATATAAAACAGAAAGTAATTTTATTTTAATAAAATTATCTAATATTAGCTCAGAAAGTCTAAGAAAGAAAATGATTGAAAGAAATATATTGATAAGAGATGCTTCAAATTTTAAGTTTTTAGATAATCATTTTGTTAGATTTGCAATTAAAGATAGAAAGTCAAATTTAAAAATGTTAGAAACATTGGCTGAATTTGTTCAATAG
- a CDS encoding VOC family protein → MNKITCICLGVKNMEKAIKFYRDGLGYKTNCKENNPPVCFFDTPGTKFELYPLDLLIKDIDESKLKIGSGFSGFTLAYNVEKKEDVDKVIELVKNAGGKIIKEPQNVFWGGYHAYFSDLDNYFWEVVWGPDFQFDENGLLKF, encoded by the coding sequence ATGAATAAAATTACTTGTATTTGTTTAGGTGTAAAAAATATGGAGAAAGCAATAAAATTTTATAGAGATGGTTTGGGATATAAAACAAATTGCAAAGAAAATAATCCTCCAGTTTGTTTCTTTGATACTCCAGGAACAAAGTTTGAATTATATCCACTGGATTTATTAATAAAAGATATTGATGAGAGCAAACTTAAAATTGGAAGTGGTTTTAGTGGATTTACCTTAGCATATAATGTTGAGAAAAAAGAAGATGTTGATAAAGTTATTGAATTAGTTAAAAATGCAGGAGGAAAAATTATTAAAGAACCTCAAAATGTTTTTTGGGGAGGCTATCATGCATATTTTTCTGATTTGGACAATTATTTTTGGGAAGTAGTATGGGGACCAGATTTTCAATTTGATGAAAATGGCTTACTAAAATTTTAA
- a CDS encoding IS256 family transposase, translating to MKEKKEVYKVKPLTEGKKNIIASLIEEYDIKTTEDIQEALKDLLGGTIKSMLEAEMDEHIGYEKYQHSDGTNYRNGTKKKNVRSTYGEFQVEVPQDRNSSFEPQIVKKRQKDISEIDQKIINMYARGLTTRQISEQIQEIYGFECSESFISNVTDKVIDKIQDWQNRPLDEVYPIIFIDVTHFSVREDNRIKKIAAYVVLGISKDGMKEVLSLEIGENESSKYWLGVLNGLKNRGVKDIMVICADGLTGMKEAIAAAFPQTEYQRCVVHQVRNTLKYVSYKDKKEFSTDLKSIYLAVTETQALENLDKVSEKWKEKYPNSMISWYQNWDVLTPIFKFSLEVRKVIYTTNAIESLNSTYKKLNRQRTVYPSDKALLKVLYLSTMEATKKWSQPLRNWGKVYGEFSIMYEGRF from the coding sequence ATGAAAGAGAAAAAAGAAGTTTACAAAGTAAAACCATTAACTGAAGGAAAGAAAAATATTATTGCTTCTTTAATTGAAGAATATGATATTAAAACTACTGAGGATATCCAAGAAGCTCTTAAAGACCTTTTAGGTGGAACTATTAAGTCTATGTTAGAAGCTGAGATGGATGAACATATTGGTTATGAGAAGTATCAGCATTCTGATGGTACTAATTATCGTAATGGAACTAAAAAGAAAAATGTTCGTTCTACTTATGGTGAATTTCAAGTTGAAGTTCCTCAAGATAGAAATTCTTCTTTTGAGCCACAAATAGTAAAAAAAAGACAAAAGGATATTTCTGAGATTGATCAAAAAATCATAAATATGTATGCGCGTGGTTTGACTACTAGACAAATTTCTGAACAAATTCAAGAAATATATGGTTTTGAATGTTCTGAAAGTTTTATCTCCAATGTTACTGATAAAGTAATAGACAAAATTCAAGATTGGCAAAATAGACCCTTAGATGAAGTATATCCAATTATCTTTATTGATGTCACTCACTTCTCTGTTAGAGAAGACAATAGAATTAAAAAAATAGCTGCTTATGTAGTATTAGGCATCTCAAAAGATGGAATGAAAGAGGTACTTAGTTTAGAAATAGGAGAAAATGAAAGTAGTAAATATTGGTTAGGAGTATTAAATGGTTTAAAAAATAGAGGTGTAAAAGACATAATGGTAATTTGCGCTGATGGGTTAACAGGAATGAAAGAAGCTATTGCTGCAGCTTTTCCACAAACAGAATATCAACGTTGTGTAGTTCATCAAGTTAGAAATACTTTAAAATATGTGTCATACAAAGATAAAAAAGAATTTTCCACAGATTTAAAGAGTATATATTTAGCTGTAACAGAAACACAAGCACTGGAAAATTTAGATAAAGTAAGTGAAAAATGGAAAGAAAAATATCCAAATTCAATGATAAGTTGGTATCAAAATTGGGATGTATTAACACCAATATTTAAATTCTCATTAGAAGTCAGAAAAGTAATATATACAACAAATGCAATAGAAAGTTTGAATAGCACTTACAAGAAATTAAATAGACAAAGAACAGTATATCCTAGTGATAAGGCGCTATTAAAGGTATTGTATTTATCAACAATGGAAGCAACAAAGAAATGGAGTCAACCATTAAGAAATTGGGGTAAAGTATATGGAGAATTTAGCATAATGTATGAGGGAAGATTTTAA
- the cbiB gene encoding adenosylcobinamide-phosphate synthase CbiB, with protein MFNYFVVKFGLAYIIDLILGDPRWLYHPVIIIGKLISFLEKFLYRAKNKIFSGAILNILTLSISFIVSLLLARAGYIMEIFFLYTTLATKSLADEGKKVYRILKSGDIKKAKKELSYLVSRDTNTLSIDKIIMSVVETIAENTVDGFVSPVFFAFVGSFFSIEIFGKVVSLALPFAMIYKAINTLDSMVGYKNERYMDFGKVSARIDDVANFIPARLTGLIFVPLSSLILGYNFKNSLKVFFRDRNKHSSPNSGQSESAYAGALGIQFGGKISYFGENYEKPKIGDKLKEFDYEDIKKAVNILYVVSFMTTVSFILVSIIIVLLG; from the coding sequence ATGTTTAATTATTTTGTAGTAAAGTTTGGATTAGCATATATTATAGATTTAATATTAGGTGATCCAAGATGGCTATATCACCCTGTTATCATAATAGGGAAGTTAATAAGTTTTTTGGAAAAATTTTTATATAGAGCTAAAAATAAAATATTTTCAGGAGCTATTTTAAATATTTTAACTTTGAGTATAAGCTTTATTGTATCTTTACTTTTAGCAAGAGCAGGTTATATAATGGAAATATTTTTTCTATATACTACACTTGCAACTAAAAGTTTAGCAGACGAGGGAAAAAAAGTTTATAGAATTTTAAAATCAGGAGATATTAAGAAAGCTAAGAAAGAACTTTCATATCTTGTTAGTAGAGATACAAATACTTTATCAATAGATAAAATTATTATGAGTGTAGTTGAAACAATAGCAGAAAATACAGTAGATGGATTTGTATCACCTGTATTCTTTGCTTTTGTTGGAAGTTTCTTTTCTATTGAAATATTTGGAAAAGTAGTGTCTCTTGCCTTACCTTTTGCTATGATATATAAGGCAATAAATACTTTAGACTCTATGGTTGGCTATAAAAATGAAAGATATATGGATTTTGGAAAAGTTTCGGCAAGAATTGATGATGTTGCCAATTTTATTCCTGCAAGACTTACAGGTTTAATATTTGTACCTTTATCAAGTTTAATATTAGGATATAATTTTAAGAATTCTTTAAAAGTATTTTTTAGAGATAGAAATAAACATTCAAGTCCAAACTCTGGACAAAGTGAATCTGCTTATGCAGGAGCATTAGGAATACAATTTGGAGGAAAAATAAGTTATTTTGGTGAAAATTATGAAAAACCAAAAATAGGAGATAAGTTAAAAGAATTTGATTATGAAGATATAAAAAAAGCTGTGAATATCTTATATGTGGTGTCTTTTATGACAACTGTATCATTTATACTAGTTAGTATTATTATAGTATTATTGGGGTAA
- a CDS encoding DUF4299 domain-containing protein, which translates to MSVSFYVKNKKKFLGYEAVLNVEEALDILDKNLSTYNTDNIDINDLLLSSVSNYECLLIGAEKESSRGFELSYDNKNKCYAVRVFTPSSREDWLLALEYIKALAKKFDSKIVNEREEVYTVENIDKFDYESDILYGIEAISSRMRNGETEVYSVFGIDRVVSFNKEMMDKVDNSDSPIDTFSNIIKEIQHLDAYSAHQKFYKNKEDGKIIGAYTLTQNLRTILPYKPYVEFENSDIVKNEEISFWNITLVTIDGDENDRDSYHVAGILKYDDFIKKLPTDKYKFIDASYIMLEPFSKEEILELLK; encoded by the coding sequence ATGAGTGTAAGTTTTTATGTAAAGAACAAGAAAAAATTTTTAGGTTATGAAGCAGTTTTGAATGTTGAAGAAGCATTGGATATATTGGATAAGAATCTTAGCACCTATAATACTGATAATATTGATATTAATGATTTATTATTATCTTCTGTTTCTAATTATGAGTGTCTTTTAATAGGGGCAGAGAAAGAAAGTTCAAGAGGTTTTGAATTATCTTATGATAATAAAAATAAATGTTATGCTGTAAGAGTTTTTACGCCGTCTTCAAGGGAAGATTGGCTTTTAGCCTTGGAATATATAAAAGCATTGGCTAAAAAATTTGATTCAAAAATTGTAAATGAAAGAGAAGAAGTATATACAGTTGAAAACATTGATAAATTTGACTATGAAAGTGATATACTTTATGGAATAGAAGCAATTTCATCAAGAATGAGAAATGGAGAAACAGAAGTATATAGTGTTTTTGGTATAGATAGAGTTGTTTCTTTTAATAAAGAAATGATGGATAAAGTTGATAATTCAGATAGTCCTATTGATACTTTTTCAAATATAATAAAAGAAATACAACATTTAGATGCTTATTCAGCACATCAGAAATTTTATAAAAATAAAGAAGATGGAAAAATTATAGGAGCTTATACCCTTACACAAAATCTCAGAACAATTCTTCCTTATAAACCTTATGTTGAATTTGAAAATTCAGATATAGTAAAAAATGAGGAAATTTCTTTTTGGAATATTACATTAGTAACTATTGATGGTGATGAAAATGATAGAGATAGCTATCATGTTGCAGGGATTCTAAAATATGATGATTTTATAAAAAAACTTCCAACTGATAAATATAAATTTATAGATGCTTCATATATTATGCTTGAACCATTTAGCAAAGAGGAAATTTTAGAATTATTAAAATAG